Proteins from one Clostridium cellulovorans 743B genomic window:
- a CDS encoding calcium-binding protein, which produces MKDYQLIGTENNDQLTGNIGNDLLDGGLGNDLLLGGKGNDTYIFKRGYGHDLIMDSDSTVGIIDTIIFGEDITNSDLQFKRVGDNLRISIIGTDDYITISNYYYDEKYRIEKIQFYDGTIWDKSTIEKLSGIKKEPIIYNIGFGVIIIEDDEKASEIIDTIRFGQGILPKNIAFTKTGNDLEIGILGISDKIIVKNYYSLEHYKIQEIDFYDESVWNSQFIASYYTYVTGNGTIEGTIGKNNIIGSVNTDQISGLSGADFIDGKGGSDYINGGVGNDTYIFNLGYGTMVIEDYDEATGVIDTIKFGEGIDINSIGFIRSVDNLEITIKGTEDKLVINNFYKSTNYQIEKFILADGIIFDRKAINTLLVYGTPDKDIITVSSKNETIFALASDDTVYGYGGDDLLYGGEGNDILHGGQGDDLLEGGLGNDTLYGEAGQDIYVFRKGDGQDTINDTAGENNTIIDTLRFEDIDSTEVTLNKSAYDLVITVNGSSDSVRILSYFYSNDYKVEKIEFQDGVVLDINAIMKGYVYINGTNSNEQISGYCSGENEFIGNVIINGFDGNDTLNGSAGNDKVYGGNGDDTIVGNNGDDTLEGGAGKDTLRGSAGKDILKGGSEDDTLNGEIGDDILDGEKGNDTLTGGAGSDTYVFRKGDGQDIIVDYSGEANTIIDTLKFEDIAASEVSLNCTGYDLIIAVNDSTDSVRIQNYFTADLYKIENIQFKDGTTWDINTIRNSIVYANGTEEKDSLYAAGPVTMNGYGGDDTLRTENANDKIYGGAGIDTIIAGAGNDSLYGEVGNDILYGRVGDDILEGGLGNDTLYGEAGQDVYVFRKGDGQDIIYNSSSLDTDNDKLSFTDVNLSETTFIKTNTDLIIKLNETTDSATISGYFNYGKYSLEGIEFMNSETLTSEDVNNVIAGKYVSTYNINLEKAVEILSGTPNSSVSNITGTSTSSDITTDILVNMNN; this is translated from the coding sequence ATGAAAGATTATCAATTAATAGGAACAGAAAATAATGACCAACTAACCGGCAACATAGGAAATGATCTTTTAGATGGAGGATTAGGAAATGACCTTTTACTAGGAGGAAAGGGAAATGACACATACATATTTAAACGTGGGTATGGTCATGATTTAATAATGGATTCTGATAGCACTGTTGGTATAATTGATACAATAATCTTTGGGGAAGATATTACTAATAGTGACTTACAGTTTAAAAGAGTTGGAGACAATTTAAGAATATCAATTATCGGAACAGATGATTACATTACTATTTCAAATTACTACTATGATGAAAAATATAGAATAGAAAAAATTCAATTTTATGATGGAACTATATGGGATAAAAGCACTATAGAAAAATTAAGTGGAATTAAAAAGGAACCTATTATCTATAATATCGGTTTTGGTGTAATTATTATTGAGGATGATGAGAAAGCTTCAGAAATTATAGATACCATTAGATTTGGACAAGGAATATTACCTAAGAATATAGCTTTTACAAAGACAGGTAATGATTTAGAGATAGGAATATTAGGTATAAGTGATAAGATAATAGTAAAAAATTATTATTCACTTGAACATTATAAAATACAGGAAATTGATTTTTATGACGAAAGCGTTTGGAATAGTCAGTTTATTGCTTCATATTATACATATGTTACGGGGAACGGAACTATAGAAGGAACTATAGGAAAGAATAATATAATTGGTAGTGTGAATACAGATCAAATAAGTGGCTTATCTGGAGCAGATTTTATAGATGGAAAAGGCGGAAGTGATTATATAAATGGTGGAGTTGGAAATGATACATATATATTTAACCTTGGCTATGGAACCATGGTAATTGAGGATTATGATGAAGCCACAGGTGTTATTGATACAATAAAGTTTGGAGAAGGAATAGATATAAATAGTATTGGTTTTATCAGGAGTGTTGATAACCTAGAGATTACGATTAAAGGTACTGAGGATAAATTAGTAATAAATAATTTTTACAAAAGCACAAATTATCAAATAGAAAAGTTTATTTTAGCTGATGGGATTATTTTTGATAGAAAAGCGATAAATACTTTGTTAGTATATGGTACTCCTGACAAAGATATAATAACAGTTTCAAGTAAAAACGAGACTATATTTGCTCTAGCTTCTGATGATACAGTTTATGGATATGGCGGAGACGATTTATTATATGGAGGCGAAGGAAACGACATTTTACACGGAGGACAAGGAGATGATCTCTTAGAAGGTGGACTTGGAAATGATACTCTATATGGCGAAGCCGGACAAGACATTTATGTATTTAGAAAAGGTGATGGACAAGATACTATAAACGATACTGCAGGGGAAAATAATACAATTATAGATACGTTGAGGTTCGAAGATATCGACTCAACAGAAGTAACTTTGAATAAGAGTGCTTATGACTTAGTCATTACTGTAAATGGAAGTAGCGATAGCGTAAGGATACTGAGCTATTTTTATAGCAATGATTATAAAGTTGAAAAGATAGAATTCCAAGATGGTGTGGTATTAGATATTAATGCAATTATGAAAGGTTACGTATACATAAATGGAACAAATTCAAACGAACAAATAAGTGGATATTGTTCAGGAGAAAATGAATTTATAGGAAATGTAATAATCAATGGATTTGATGGCAATGATACCTTAAATGGATCAGCTGGTAATGATAAAGTATACGGAGGCAATGGAGACGATACAATAGTTGGAAACAATGGAGACGATACTTTAGAAGGCGGAGCCGGAAAAGATACTCTACGAGGAAGTGCTGGAAAAGACATCTTAAAGGGTGGAAGTGAGGATGACACTCTAAACGGAGAAATCGGGGATGATATTTTAGATGGTGAAAAAGGAAATGATACACTAACTGGCGGAGCAGGAAGTGATACTTACGTATTCAGAAAAGGAGACGGACAAGATATCATAGTTGATTATTCAGGGGAAGCTAACACAATTATTGATACCTTAAAATTTGAAGATATTGCTGCAAGTGAAGTGTCCTTAAATTGTACTGGATACGACTTAATTATTGCTGTAAACGATAGTACAGATAGCGTGAGAATACAGAATTACTTTACAGCAGACTTGTATAAAATAGAAAATATTCAATTCAAAGATGGAACAACATGGGACATCAATACCATTAGGAATAGCATAGTATACGCAAATGGAACTGAAGAAAAAGATAGCTTATATGCAGCAGGACCAGTAACGATGAATGGTTATGGTGGAGATGATACATTAAGGACAGAAAATGCAAATGACAAGATATATGGCGGAGCCGGAATAGACACAATAATAGCAGGAGCCGGAAATGATAGTTTATACGGAGAAGTAGGAAATGACATTTTATATGGAAGAGTAGGCGATGACATCTTAGAAGGTGGACTTGGAAATGATACTCTATATGGCGAAGCCGGACAAGACGTTTATGTATTTAGAAAAGGAGACGGCCAAGATATAATATACAACTCAAGTAGTCTAGACACTGATAATGACAAACTATCATTTACTGATGTTAATTTATCTGAGACTACTTTCATAAAAACTAATACAGATTTGATCATAAAACTAAATGAGACTACTGATTCAGCGACTATTTCAGGATATTTCAACTATGGCAAATATTCTTTGGAAGGGATAGAATTTATGAATAGTGAAACTTTAACATCAGAAGATGTTAATAATGTAATAGCAGGTAAGTATGTTTCAACTTATAATATTAACTTAGAAAAAGCTGTTGAAATACTAAGTGGAACTCCAAATTCAAGCGTGTCTAATATTACTGGCACATCAACTTCCTCAGATATAACAACAGATATATTAGTAAATATGAATAACTAG
- a CDS encoding calcium-binding protein → MILTYSEKGDGQDIIVDYSGEANTIIDTYIFRKGYGQVNIYEYSGEANTIIDTLKLEDINPNEISLNCNRYDLIMKLNESKDSITIQGYFSSDLHKIEKIQFADGTVWDINTIKSSLVYSNGTVGIDSLNAEGEVIMNGYEGDDTLRSGAGNDKIYGGTGNDQVYGNGGNDLLYGEDGDDKLYGGNGDDILDGGEGKDYLYGENGNDLLDGKNGGGYLEGGAGVDTYIFRKGYGQVNIYEYSGEANTIIDTLKLEDINPNEISLNCNRYDLIMKLNESKDSITIQGYFSSDLHKIEKIQFADGTVWDINTIKSSLVYSNGTVGIDSLNAEGEVIMNGYEGDDTLRSGAGNDKIYGGTGNDQVYGNGGNDLLYGEDGDDKLYGGNGDDILDGGEGKDYLYGENGNDLLDGKNGGGYLEGGAGNDTYIFSKGDGQDIIYNSSSLDTDNDKLSLNDVNLSETAFIKSNTDLIIKLNETTDSVTILGYFNYGKYSLEEIEFMNGETLTPEDVNNVILGKYVSHTIPQYNISLDKAIEILSEASNPSIFNITGTSTSSDIMTDILLNMNS, encoded by the coding sequence GTGATACTTACGTATTCAGAAAAAGGAGACGGACAAGATATCATAGTTGATTATTCAGGGGAAGCCAACACAATTATTGATACTTATATATTTAGAAAAGGTTATGGACAAGTAAACATATACGAGTATTCAGGGGAAGCTAATACAATTATTGATACATTAAAACTTGAGGATATAAATCCAAATGAAATAAGCTTAAATTGCAATAGATATGATTTAATAATGAAGTTAAATGAGAGTAAGGATAGCATAACAATACAAGGCTATTTCTCTTCAGATTTGCATAAGATAGAAAAAATCCAATTTGCAGATGGAACAGTATGGGATATCAATACAATTAAGAGCAGTTTAGTATATTCAAATGGAACAGTCGGTATTGATAGTCTAAATGCAGAAGGTGAGGTGATCATGAATGGATATGAAGGTGATGATACACTAAGATCCGGAGCAGGTAATGATAAAATTTATGGAGGCACTGGAAATGATCAGGTCTATGGAAATGGAGGAAATGACCTTTTATATGGAGAGGACGGTGACGACAAACTATATGGTGGAAATGGTGATGATATCTTAGACGGAGGAGAAGGAAAAGATTACCTGTATGGAGAAAATGGCAATGACCTTTTAGATGGTAAAAACGGAGGTGGTTATTTAGAGGGTGGAGCTGGAGTTGATACTTATATATTTAGAAAAGGTTATGGACAAGTAAACATATACGAGTATTCAGGGGAAGCTAATACAATTATTGATACATTAAAACTTGAGGATATAAATCCAAATGAAATAAGCTTAAATTGCAATAGATATGATTTAATAATGAAGTTAAATGAGAGTAAGGATAGCATAACAATACAAGGCTATTTCTCTTCAGATTTGCATAAGATAGAAAAAATCCAATTTGCAGATGGAACAGTATGGGATATCAATACAATTAAGAGCAGTTTAGTATATTCAAATGGAACAGTCGGTATTGATAGTCTAAATGCAGAAGGTGAGGTGATCATGAATGGATATGAAGGTGATGATACACTAAGATCCGGAGCAGGTAATGATAAAATTTATGGAGGCACTGGAAATGATCAGGTCTATGGAAATGGAGGAAATGACCTTTTATATGGAGAGGACGGTGACGACAAACTATATGGTGGAAATGGTGATGATATCTTAGACGGAGGAGAAGGAAAAGATTACCTGTATGGAGAAAATGGCAATGACCTTTTAGATGGTAAAAACGGAGGTGGTTATTTAGAGGGTGGTGCCGGAAATGATACTTACATATTTAGTAAAGGTGATGGACAAGATATAATATACAACTCAAGTAGCCTAGATACTGATAATGATAAACTATCATTGAATGACGTTAATTTGTCTGAAACTGCTTTCATAAAATCCAATACTGATTTAATCATAAAACTAAATGAGACTACTGACTCAGTAACTATTTTAGGATATTTTAACTATGGAAAATACTCTTTGGAAGAAATAGAATTTATGAATGGCGAAACTTTAACGCCAGAAGATGTGAACAATGTAATATTAGGAAAGTATGTTTCTCATACAATACCACAGTATAACATTAGTTTAGATAAAGCCATTGAAATACTGAGCGAAGCTTCGAACCCAAGCATTTTTAATATTACTGGCACGTCAACTTCCTCAGATATAATGACAGATATATTATTAAATATGAATAGTTAG
- a CDS encoding calcium-binding protein, with protein sequence MNGYGGDDTLRTENANDKIYGGAGIDTIIAGAGNDSLYGEVGNDILYGRVGDDLLEGGLGNDTLYGEAGQDIYVFRKGDGQDTINDTAGENNTIIDTLRFEDIDSTEVTLNKSAYDLVITVNGSSDSVRILSYFIAMIIKLKR encoded by the coding sequence ATGAATGGTTATGGTGGAGATGATACATTAAGGACAGAAAATGCAAATGACAAGATATATGGCGGAGCCGGAATAGACACAATAATAGCAGGGGCCGGAAATGATAGTTTATACGGAGAAGTAGGAAATGACATTCTATACGGAAGAGTAGGAGATGATCTCTTAGAAGGTGGACTTGGAAATGATACTCTATATGGCGAAGCCGGACAAGACATTTATGTATTTAGAAAAGGTGATGGACAAGATACTATAAACGATACTGCAGGGGAAAATAATACAATTATAGATACGTTGAGGTTCGAAGATATCGACTCAACAGAAGTAACTTTGAATAAGAGTGCTTATGACTTAGTCATTACTGTAAATGGAAGTAGCGATAGCGTAAGGATACTGAGCTATTTTATAGCAATGATTATAAAGTTGAAAAGATAG
- a CDS encoding calcium-binding protein: MEFQDGVVLDINAIMKGYVYINGTNSNEQISGYCSGENEFIGNVIINGFDGNDTLNGSAGNDKVYGGNGDDTIVGNNGDDTLEGGAGKDTLRGSAGKDILKGGSEDDTLNGEIGDDILDGEKGTDTLTGGAGSDTYVFRKGDGQDIIVDYSGEANTIIDTLKFEDIDASEVSLNCTGYDLIIAVNGTTDSVRIQNYFTADLYKIENIQFKDGTTWDINTIRNSVVYANGTEEKDSLYAAGPVTMNGYGGDDTLRTENANDKIYGGAGIDTIIAGAGNDSLYGEVGNDILYGRVGDDLLEGGLGNDTLYGEAGQDIYVFRKGDGQDTINDTAGENNTIIDTLRFEDIDSTEVTLNKSAYDLVITVNGSSDSVRILSYFYSNDYKVEKIEFQDGVVLDINAIMKGYVYINGTNSNEQLNGYCSGENEFIGNVIINGFDGNDTLNGSAGNDKVYGGNGDDTIVGNNGDDTLEGGAGKDTLRGSAGKDILKGGSEDDTLNGEIGDDILDGEKGNDTLTGGAGSDTYVFRKGDGQDIIVDYSGEANTIIDTLKFEDIAASEVSLNCTGYDLIIAVNDSTDSVRIQNYFTADLYKIENIQFKDGTTWDINTIRNSIVYANGTEEKDSLYAAGPVTMNGYGGDDTLRTENANDKIYGGAGIDTIIAGAGNDSLYGEVGNDILYGRVGDDLLEGGLGNDTLYGEAGQDIYVFRKGDGQDTINDTAGENNTIIDTLRFEDIDSTEVTLNKSAYDLVITVNGSSDSVRILSYFYSNDYKVEKIEFQDGVVLDINAIMKGYVYINGTNSNEQISGYCSGENEFIGNVIINGFDGNDTLNGSAGNDKVYGGNGDDTIVGNNGDDTLEGGAGKDTLRGSAGKDILKGGSEDDTLNGEIGDDILDGEKGTDTLTGGAGSDTYVFRKRRRTRYHS, translated from the coding sequence ATAGAATTCCAAGATGGTGTGGTATTAGATATTAATGCAATTATGAAAGGTTACGTATACATAAATGGAACAAATTCAAACGAACAAATAAGTGGATATTGTTCAGGAGAAAATGAATTTATAGGAAATGTAATAATCAATGGATTTGATGGCAATGATACCTTAAATGGATCAGCTGGTAATGATAAAGTATACGGAGGCAATGGAGACGATACAATAGTTGGGAACAATGGAGACGATACTTTAGAAGGCGGAGCTGGAAAAGATACTCTACGAGGAAGTGCTGGAAAAGACATCTTAAAGGGTGGAAGTGAGGATGACACTCTAAACGGAGAAATTGGGGACGATATTTTAGATGGTGAAAAAGGAACTGATACGCTAACTGGCGGAGCAGGAAGTGATACTTACGTATTCAGAAAAGGAGACGGACAAGATATCATAGTTGATTATTCAGGGGAAGCCAACACAATTATTGATACTTTAAAATTTGAGGATATTGATGCAAGTGAAGTGTCCTTAAATTGTACTGGATACGACTTAATCATTGCTGTGAACGGTACTACAGATAGTGTGAGAATACAGAATTACTTTACAGCAGACTTGTATAAAATAGAAAATATTCAATTCAAAGATGGAACAACATGGGACATCAATACCATTAGGAATAGCGTAGTATATGCAAATGGAACTGAAGAAAAAGATAGCTTATATGCAGCAGGACCAGTAACGATGAATGGTTATGGTGGAGATGATACATTAAGGACAGAAAATGCAAATGACAAGATATATGGCGGAGCCGGAATAGACACAATAATAGCAGGAGCCGGAAATGATAGTTTATACGGAGAAGTAGGAAATGACATTCTATACGGAAGAGTAGGAGATGATCTCTTAGAAGGTGGACTTGGAAATGATACTCTATATGGCGAAGCCGGACAAGACATTTATGTATTTAGAAAAGGTGATGGACAAGATACTATAAACGATACTGCAGGGGAAAATAATACAATTATAGATACTTTGAGGTTCGAAGATATCGACTCAACAGAAGTAACTTTGAATAAGAGTGCTTATGACTTAGTCATTACTGTAAATGGAAGTAGCGATAGCGTAAGGATACTGAGCTATTTTTATAGCAATGATTATAAAGTTGAAAAGATAGAATTCCAAGATGGTGTAGTATTAGATATTAATGCAATTATGAAAGGTTACGTATACATAAATGGGACAAATTCCAATGAGCAATTAAATGGATATTGTTCAGGAGAAAATGAATTCATAGGAAATGTAATAATCAATGGATTTGATGGCAATGATACTTTAAATGGATCAGCTGGTAATGACAAAGTATACGGAGGCAATGGAGACGATACAATAGTTGGGAACAATGGAGACGATACTTTAGAAGGCGGAGCCGGAAAAGATACTCTACGAGGAAGTGCTGGAAAAGACATCTTAAAGGGTGGAAGTGAGGATGACACTCTAAACGGAGAAATCGGGGATGATATTTTAGATGGTGAAAAAGGAAATGATACACTAACTGGCGGAGCAGGAAGTGATACTTACGTATTCAGAAAAGGAGACGGACAAGATATCATAGTTGATTATTCAGGGGAAGCTAACACAATTATTGATACCTTAAAATTTGAAGATATTGCTGCAAGTGAAGTGTCCTTAAATTGTACTGGATACGACTTAATTATTGCTGTAAACGATAGTACAGATAGCGTGAGAATACAGAATTACTTTACAGCAGACTTGTATAAAATAGAAAATATTCAATTCAAAGATGGAACAACATGGGACATCAATACCATTAGGAATAGCATAGTATACGCAAATGGAACTGAAGAAAAAGATAGCTTATATGCAGCAGGACCAGTAACGATGAATGGTTATGGTGGAGATGATACATTAAGGACAGAAAATGCAAATGACAAGATATATGGCGGAGCCGGAATAGACACAATAATAGCAGGGGCCGGAAATGATAGTTTATACGGAGAAGTAGGAAATGACATTCTATACGGAAGAGTAGGAGATGATCTCTTAGAAGGTGGACTTGGAAATGATACTCTATATGGCGAAGCCGGACAAGACATTTATGTATTTAGAAAAGGTGATGGACAAGATACTATAAACGATACTGCAGGGGAAAATAATACAATTATAGATACGTTGAGGTTCGAAGATATCGACTCAACAGAAGTAACTTTGAATAAGAGTGCTTATGACTTAGTCATTACTGTAAATGGAAGTAGCGATAGCGTAAGGATACTGAGCTATTTTTATAGCAATGATTATAAAGTTGAAAAGATAGAATTCCAAGATGGTGTAGTATTAGATATTAATGCAATTATGAAAGGTTACGTATACATAAATGGAACAAATTCAAACGAACAAATAAGTGGATATTGTTCAGGAGAAAATGAATTTATAGGAAATGTGATAATCAATGGATTTGATGGCAATGATACTTTAAATGGATCAGCTGGTAATGACAAAGTATACGGAGGCAATGGAGACGATACAATAGTTGGGAACAATGGAGACGATACTTTAGAAGGCGGAGCTGGAAAAGATACTCTACGAGGAAGTGCTGGAAAAGACATCTTAAAGGGTGGAAGTGAGGATGACACTCTAAACGGAGAAATTGGGGACGATATTTTAGATGGTGAAAAAGGAACTGATACGCTAACTGGCGGAGCAGGAAGTGATACTTACGTATTCAGAAAAAGGAGACGGACAAGATATCATAGTTGA
- a CDS encoding calcium-binding protein: MKDYQLIGTENNDQLTGNIGNDLLDGGLGNDLLLGGKGNDTYIFKRGYGHDLIMDSDSTVGIIDTIIFGEDITNSDLQFKRVGDNLRISIIGTDDYITISNYYYDEKYRIEKIQFYDGTIWDKSTIEKLSGIKKEPIIYNIGFGVIIIEDDEKASEIIDTIRFGQGILPKNIAFTKTGNDLEIGILGISDKIIVKNYYSLEHYKIQEIDFYDESVWNSQFIASYYTYVTGNGTIEGTIGKNNIIGSVNTDQISGLSGADFIDGKGGSDYINGGVGNDTYIFNLGYGTMVIEDYDEATGVIDTIKFGEGIDINSIGFIRSVDNLEITIKGTEDKLVINNFYKSTNYQIEKFILADGIIFDRKAINTLLVYGTPDKDIITVSSKNETIFALASDDTVYGYGGDDLLYGGEGNDILHGGQGDDLLEGGLGNDTLYGEAGQDIYVFRKGDGQDTINDTAGENNTIIDTLRFEDIDSTEVTLNKSAYDLVITVNGSSDSVRILSYFYSNDYKVEKIEFQDGVVLDINAIMKGYVYINGTNSNEQISGYCSGENEFIGNVIINGFDGNDTLNGSAGNDKVYGGNGDDTIVGNNGDDTLEGGAGKDTLRGSAGKDILKGGSEDDTLNGEIGDDILDGEKGTDTLTGGAGSDTYVFRKGDGQDIIVDYSGEANTIIDTLKFEDIDASEVSLNCTGYDLIIAVNGTTDSVRIQNYFTADLYKIENIQFKDGTTWDINTIRNSIVYANGTEEKDSLYAAGPVTMNGYGGDDTLRTENANDKIYGGAGIDTIIAGAGNDSLYGEVGNDILYGRVGDDLLEGGLGNDTLYGEAGQDIYVFRKGDGQDTINDTAGENNTIIDTLRFEDIDSTEVTLNKSAYDLVITVNGSSDSVRILSYFYSNDYKVEKIEFQDGVVLDINAIMKGYVYINGTNSNEQISGYCSGENEFIGNVIINGFDGNDTLNGSAGNDKVYGGNGDDTIVGNNGDDTLEGGAGKDTLRGSAGKDILKGGSEDDTLNGEIGDDILDGEKGTDTLTGGAGSDTYVFRKGDGQDIIVDYSGEANTIIDTLKFEDIAASEVSLNCTGYDLIIAVNDSTDSVRIQNYFTADLYK, encoded by the coding sequence ATGAAAGATTATCAATTAATAGGAACAGAAAATAATGACCAACTAACCGGCAACATAGGAAATGATCTTTTAGATGGAGGATTAGGAAATGACCTTTTACTAGGAGGAAAGGGAAATGACACATACATATTTAAACGTGGGTATGGTCATGATTTAATAATGGATTCTGATAGCACTGTTGGTATAATTGATACAATAATCTTTGGGGAAGATATTACTAATAGTGACTTACAGTTTAAAAGAGTTGGAGACAATTTAAGAATATCAATTATCGGAACAGATGATTACATTACTATTTCAAATTACTACTATGATGAAAAATATAGAATAGAAAAAATTCAATTTTATGATGGAACTATATGGGATAAAAGCACTATAGAAAAATTAAGTGGAATTAAAAAGGAACCTATTATCTATAATATCGGTTTTGGTGTAATTATTATTGAGGATGATGAGAAAGCTTCAGAAATTATAGATACCATTAGATTTGGACAAGGAATATTACCTAAGAATATAGCTTTTACAAAGACAGGTAATGATTTAGAGATAGGAATATTAGGTATAAGTGATAAGATAATAGTAAAAAATTATTATTCACTTGAACATTATAAAATACAGGAAATTGATTTTTATGACGAAAGCGTTTGGAATAGTCAGTTTATTGCTTCATATTATACATATGTTACGGGGAACGGAACTATAGAAGGAACTATAGGAAAGAATAATATAATTGGTAGTGTGAATACAGATCAAATAAGTGGCTTATCTGGAGCAGATTTTATAGATGGAAAAGGCGGAAGTGATTATATAAATGGTGGAGTTGGAAATGATACATATATATTTAACCTTGGCTATGGAACCATGGTAATTGAGGATTATGATGAAGCCACAGGTGTTATTGATACAATAAAGTTTGGAGAAGGAATAGATATAAATAGTATTGGTTTTATCAGGAGTGTTGATAACCTAGAGATTACGATTAAAGGTACTGAGGATAAATTAGTAATAAATAATTTTTACAAAAGCACAAATTATCAAATAGAAAAGTTTATTTTAGCTGATGGGATTATTTTTGATAGAAAAGCGATAAATACTTTGTTAGTATATGGTACTCCTGACAAAGATATAATAACAGTTTCAAGTAAAAACGAGACTATATTTGCTCTAGCTTCTGATGATACAGTTTATGGATATGGCGGAGACGATTTATTATATGGAGGCGAAGGAAACGACATTTTACACGGAGGACAAGGAGATGATCTCTTAGAAGGTGGACTTGGAAATGATACTCTATATGGCGAAGCCGGACAAGACATTTATGTATTTAGAAAAGGTGATGGACAAGATACTATAAACGATACTGCAGGGGAAAATAATACAATTATAGATACGTTGAGGTTCGAAGATATCGACTCAACAGAAGTAACTTTGAATAAGAGTGCTTATGACTTAGTCATTACTGTAAATGGAAGTAGCGATAGCGTAAGGATACTGAGCTATTTTTATAGCAATGATTATAAAGTTGAAAAGATAGAATTCCAAGATGGTGTGGTATTAGATATTAATGCAATTATGAAAGGTTACGTATACATAAATGGAACAAATTCAAACGAACAAATAAGTGGATATTGTTCAGGAGAAAATGAATTCATAGGAAATGTAATAATCAATGGATTTGATGGCAATGATACTTTAAATGGATCAGCTGGTAATGACAAAGTATACGGAGGCAATGGAGACGATACAATAGTTGGGAACAATGGAGACGATACTTTAGAAGGCGGAGCTGGAAAAGATACTCTACGAGGAAGTGCTGGAAAAGACATCTTAAAGGGTGGAAGTGAGGATGACACTCTAAACGGAGAAATTGGGGACGATATTTTAGATGGTGAAAAAGGAACTGATACGCTAACTGGCGGAGCAGGAAGTGATACTTACGTATTCAGAAAAGGAGACGGACAAGATATCATAGTTGATTATTCAGGGGAAGCTAACACAATTATTGATACTTTAAAATTTGAGGATATTGATGCAAGTGAAGTGTCCTTAAATTGTACTGGATACGACTTAATCATTGCTGTGAACGGTACTACAGATAGTGTGAGAATACAGAATTACTTTACAGCAGACTTGTATAAAATAGAAAATATTCAATTCAAAGATGGAACAACATGGGACATCAATACCATTAGGAATAGCATAGTATACGCAAATGGAACTGAAGAAAAAGATAGCTTATATGCAGCAGGACCAGTAACGATGAATGGTTATGGTGGAGATGATACATTAAGGACAGAAAATGCAAATGACAAGATATATGGCGGAGCCGGAATAGACACAATAATAGCAGGAGCCGGAAATGATAGTTTATACGGAGAAGTAGGAAATGACATTCTATACGGAAGAGTAGGAGATGATCTCTTAGAAGGTGGACTTGGAAATGATACTCTATATGGCGAAGCCGGACAAGACATTTATGTATTTAGAAAAGGTGATGGACAAGATACTATAAACGATACTGCAGGGGAAAATAATACAATTATAGATACTTTGAGGTTCGAAGATATCGACTCAACAGAAGTAACTTTGAATAAGAGTGCTTATGACTTAGTCATTACTGTAAATGGAAGTAGCGATAGCGTAAGGATACTGAGCTATTTTTATAGCAATGATTATAAAGTTGAAAAGATAGAATTCCAAGATGGTGTGGTATTAGATATTAATGCAATTATGAAAGGTTACGTATACATAAATGGAACAAATTCAAACGAACAAATAAGTGGATATTGTTCAGGAGAAAATGAATTTATAGGAAATGTAATAATCAATGGATTTGATGGCAATGATACTTTAAATGGATCAGCTGGTAATGACAAAGTATACGGAGGCAATGGAGACGATACAATAGTTGGGAACAATGGAGACGATACTTTAGAAGGCGGAGCTGGAAAAGATACTCTACGAGGAAGTGCTGGAAAAGACATCTTAAAGGGTGGAAGTGAGGATGACACTCTAAACGGAGAAATTGGGGACGATATTTTAGATGGTGAAAAAGGAACTGATACGCTAACTGGCGGAGCAGGAAGTGATACTTACGTATTCAGAAAAGGAGACGGACAAGATATCATAGTTGATTATTCAGGGGAAGCTAACACAATTATTGATACCTTAAAATTTGAAGATATTGCTGCAAGTGAAGTGTCCTTAAATTGTACTGGATACGACTTAATTATTGCTGTAAACGATAGTACAGATAGCGTGAGAATACAGAATTACTTTACAGCAGACTTGTATAAATAG